The genomic window TGCTTGCTTTTAGCTCTCTCTATCTTATCTTTTTTCGGCCTTTTGGTCAAATAAAAAAGGCGAACATTTCTGCCCGCCTCTTATTACTGTGCCGATTACTCGCATGCTATCAGGATGCGGTATCTGCAAGATGACTGGCCATATTTTTAAGGCCAGATTCGAAAAGTTTCTGATCGAAGAAAATCCTCCTTCCCAACTTGTATGACCCTGGTATCACGCCCATATTTCGATAAACCCATTTTTTGGATTTGCGAAGAATACTGGCGACTTCGGCGACGGAAAAAACATCTGCAACATATTCTTTTTTCGGATTCAGGCCCAAGACATCCTGCATGTCATAAAGGCCCGGCTTCTGCTTCACGACCCATCGCGCCGCCCGAACCGCGCCTTCGGCGAAAGCAACGCGGGAAGTAACCTTATGCGCCAACTCAACCCGCTCTCCCCTGCCAAAAAAAATAATCGTGTGTTCACCCACCACATCGCTCGCGCGGAGAGAATGGATGCCAATCTGACCTTTCGGTCGAGAACTGCCCATTCCATGCCGACCATAGCAAGCGACATCTTCCAGTTCCTGCTCCCTGACGCCAGCAATAACTTCCGCCAATCTATTGGCCGTACCGCTGGGAGCATCCTTTTTCTGATCATGGTGAGCTTCAACAATCTCAATCTGATATTCTGACCCCAGAAGCATTGCTGCCCTGGCCACCAACTCAAAAATCGAATTG from Patescibacteria group bacterium includes these protein-coding regions:
- the dapB gene encoding 4-hydroxy-tetrahydrodipicolinate reductase, with translation MENLKVTVVGAAGRMGSLIVQLIKEADDVSFFGAVEKEICPMPGAERTFFSSTSNIIALREIFQESDVIIDVSSTENIGERISLAVELGKALVIGTTGLSEDEKNCLRKAAEKIPCVLAPNFSVGANSIFELVARAAMLLGSEYQIEIVEAHHDQKKDAPSGTANRLAEVIAGVREQELEDVACYGRHGMGSSRPKGQIGIHSLRASDVVGEHTIIFFGRGERVELAHKVTSRVAFAEGAVRAARWVVKQKPGLYDMQDVLGLNPKKEYVADVFSVAEVASILRKSKKWVYRNMGVIPGSYKLGRRIFFDQKLFESGLKNMASHLADTAS